The following are encoded in a window of Telmatobacter sp. DSM 110680 genomic DNA:
- the rpiB gene encoding ribose 5-phosphate isomerase B: MKLVIASDHAGFDLKEEVRAYLTKSEHEILDLGAFKCEPQDDYPDFAERVGEAIKAGDAPRGILICGSGVGVSVAANKIPGIRAGMCHDTYSAHQGVEHDDMNVLVLGARIVGTSLAYELVDAFLRARFISNEERFTRRFKKVLAIEAKYQRSPG; the protein is encoded by the coding sequence GTGAAGTTAGTTATCGCATCCGATCACGCAGGATTCGACCTTAAAGAGGAAGTCCGCGCTTATCTCACCAAGAGTGAACACGAGATCCTCGATCTCGGTGCTTTCAAGTGCGAACCTCAAGATGATTATCCCGACTTCGCAGAGCGCGTTGGCGAGGCGATCAAGGCCGGCGATGCACCACGCGGCATTCTCATCTGTGGTTCAGGAGTGGGCGTAAGCGTTGCGGCTAACAAAATTCCGGGTATTCGCGCCGGCATGTGCCACGACACCTACTCGGCGCACCAGGGCGTGGAACACGACGACATGAACGTGCTGGTGCTGGGTGCGCGCATTGTGGGTACGTCATTAGCTTACGAACTTGTGGATGCATTCCTCCGGGCCCGGTTCATCTCCAATGAAGAGCGTTTCACGCGTCGGTTCAAGAAAGTTTTAGCAATCGAAGCAAAGTATCAGCGCAGTCCCGGCTAA
- a CDS encoding RNA polymerase sigma factor, with protein MDGPDRAAERAQARAPEMELIREAQAGSRAAFDALVRQYEQQVLRLALHLTGSEHDAEDIYQEAFLKAFRYIGNFRFECSFYTWIYRIVTNLCLDQLRRRKTRREDQAVVLDHSGDEIDILSSVSDNRSFSNPAKELDRKVLGERIQAALSKLTPRERMVFELKHYQGLRLRTIGEMLNTTEETAKNTLFRATKKLRTQLAGIR; from the coding sequence ATGGACGGACCGGATCGCGCTGCTGAGCGCGCGCAGGCGCGTGCTCCCGAAATGGAACTAATTCGCGAGGCGCAGGCCGGTTCACGGGCAGCTTTTGACGCGCTTGTTCGCCAGTACGAGCAGCAGGTGCTTCGACTGGCTTTGCACCTTACCGGCTCTGAGCACGACGCAGAAGATATCTACCAGGAAGCTTTCCTCAAGGCCTTCCGGTACATCGGCAACTTCCGGTTTGAGTGCTCCTTCTACACCTGGATCTATCGGATCGTCACCAATCTCTGCCTCGATCAACTTCGCCGCCGCAAGACACGCCGCGAAGATCAGGCGGTGGTCTTGGATCACTCCGGCGACGAGATCGACATTCTTTCGTCCGTCTCTGACAATCGGTCGTTTTCCAATCCTGCAAAAGAACTGGACCGCAAGGTTCTGGGCGAGCGGATTCAAGCCGCACTCAGCAAGCTCACTCCGCGTGAGCGCATGGTTTTTGAACTGAAGCATTATCAGGGTCTCCGTCTGCGCACCATCGGAGAGATGTTGAACACCACGGAAGAAACCGCCAAAAATACGCTCTTCAGGGCGACTAAAAAGTTGAGAACTCAACTGGCGGGAATACGGTAG
- the tkt gene encoding transketolase, translating into MATLADLSLDELSIDTLRLLSVDEVEKAKSGHPGAPLGCAPIAYLLFHKIMKHNPANSKWADRDRFVLSNGHASALLYATLFLSGYKVTLDDLQAFRQWHSRTPGHPEFGDTDGVEVTTGPLGQGLAMAVGMAIAERHLAAVYNRPNYEIVNHHTYVLCGDGDLMEGVSHEACALAGTLGLGKLILFYDDNLISLDGPTELSYSDNVLERFEAYHWHTQRVADGNDLKAIEAAIEAAKAETSKPSLIAVRTVIGYGSPKAGTNKVHGEALGPEDTAATKKFYGFPEDKSFFVPDDALKNWRKAIDRGSTAEAEWQHLFTHYAADFRDLAVEFDRTQKGLRKKNWAKSIPTFPPDKKQATRNAGGAIMNAIADSVPELFGGAADLTSSTKTIFKPGASFHVDPAGRNVFFGVREFGMCAAVNGMAVHGGLVPFGSTFFTFSDYCKPAIRLAALMQIHSIFVFTHDSIGLGEDGPTHQPIEHLMMLRAVPGLTDFRPADANETAACWRLALDRTTPSFFALTRQDLPVIDTTKHDVYAGTSKGAYILEDAANAQVVLIATGSEVSTALDAAKALSGEGIAARVVSMPSWRIFDEQSAEYKASVLPRNVPKLAVEAGATLGWWKYVGLDGDVIGIDRFGASAPGPKVMAEYGFTPENVATRAKALLNK; encoded by the coding sequence ATGGCAACTCTCGCGGATCTTTCACTCGACGAACTTTCAATTGACACCTTACGGCTGCTGTCTGTGGATGAGGTAGAAAAGGCCAAAAGCGGCCACCCCGGAGCGCCGTTGGGCTGTGCTCCAATCGCCTACCTGCTGTTTCACAAAATCATGAAGCACAATCCGGCGAATTCTAAATGGGCTGACCGCGACCGGTTTGTGCTGTCCAATGGACACGCCTCCGCGCTCCTGTATGCCACGTTGTTTCTCTCCGGCTACAAAGTCACGCTCGACGATCTGCAGGCTTTTCGCCAGTGGCACTCGCGCACTCCCGGACATCCCGAATTCGGCGACACCGATGGAGTAGAAGTAACGACGGGCCCGCTCGGCCAGGGATTAGCTATGGCCGTCGGTATGGCGATCGCGGAGAGACACCTCGCCGCCGTCTACAACAGGCCCAATTACGAAATCGTGAATCATCACACCTATGTGCTGTGCGGCGATGGCGACCTCATGGAAGGCGTCTCCCACGAGGCTTGCGCGCTGGCCGGAACCCTCGGGCTCGGCAAGCTGATCCTCTTCTACGACGACAATCTGATCTCGCTCGATGGACCCACGGAGCTGAGCTACAGCGACAATGTGTTGGAGCGCTTCGAGGCCTATCACTGGCACACGCAGCGCGTAGCCGACGGCAATGACCTGAAAGCGATTGAAGCCGCCATCGAAGCGGCCAAAGCCGAGACCAGTAAGCCCTCGCTCATCGCAGTCCGCACCGTCATTGGCTACGGCAGCCCGAAAGCCGGCACCAACAAAGTCCACGGCGAAGCTCTTGGACCGGAAGACACCGCGGCAACCAAAAAATTCTACGGATTCCCTGAAGACAAGAGCTTCTTCGTCCCCGATGATGCGCTGAAGAACTGGCGCAAAGCGATCGATCGCGGCTCGACCGCAGAGGCCGAGTGGCAGCATCTCTTCACTCATTACGCGGCCGATTTCCGCGATCTGGCAGTTGAATTCGACCGGACCCAGAAAGGCCTGCGCAAGAAGAACTGGGCTAAGTCGATTCCCACGTTCCCACCAGACAAGAAACAGGCCACCCGCAATGCCGGCGGAGCCATCATGAACGCGATTGCCGACAGCGTTCCTGAACTCTTCGGCGGCGCAGCCGACCTCACCTCGTCAACGAAAACCATCTTCAAACCCGGCGCAAGTTTTCATGTCGACCCCGCCGGCCGCAACGTGTTCTTCGGCGTCCGCGAGTTCGGCATGTGCGCCGCAGTGAACGGAATGGCGGTGCACGGTGGTCTCGTGCCCTTCGGCTCGACATTCTTCACCTTCTCTGACTACTGCAAGCCTGCGATTCGACTTGCCGCGCTGATGCAGATTCACTCCATCTTCGTGTTCACCCACGACTCGATCGGCCTCGGCGAAGATGGACCCACGCACCAGCCAATCGAACACCTGATGATGCTGCGTGCGGTGCCTGGTCTGACAGACTTCCGTCCGGCGGATGCCAATGAGACGGCAGCCTGCTGGCGGCTCGCGCTCGATCGCACCACGCCGAGCTTCTTCGCGCTGACCCGCCAGGACCTGCCGGTTATCGATACAACCAAGCACGACGTCTACGCTGGCACAAGCAAGGGCGCGTACATTCTCGAAGATGCCGCAAATGCGCAAGTCGTTTTGATCGCTACGGGCTCCGAAGTCTCTACCGCGCTCGATGCCGCCAAGGCACTCTCGGGCGAGGGAATTGCTGCGCGCGTAGTGAGTATGCCAAGCTGGCGCATCTTCGATGAGCAATCAGCCGAATACAAGGCGAGCGTGCTGCCCCGGAACGTGCCGAAGCTCGCGGTAGAAGCGGGCGCGACACTGGGCTGGTGGAAATACGTAGGACTCGACGGCGACGTCATTGGCATCGATCGCTTCGGCGCTTCAGCTCCGGGCCCCAAAGTCATGGCCGAGTATGGATTCACACCAGAAAACGTGGCGACCCGCGCCAAAGCGCTGTTGAACAAATGA
- a CDS encoding DUF4382 domain-containing protein, translated as MEHRKAVSLRPLVQSFLVLCCLCIVALFVSACSSMTGNLSGSGMASVTTMISDPATCATPNGPFSHVYVTITDVKIHNSASAGANDSGWVDLTPNLAKAPKQVDLLGLANNQCFLASLGDAQQIQAGTYQQIRIILASDSASISSNACGNGSANCVQTSKDSTFHTLSLSSEDQTGIKIPPGQMAGGGLTVAAGKTTDLDIDFLTCQSIVQQGNGQYRLKPVLHAGEVSTVSASINGTVLDGSTGKPVAGTTWVAVEQKDLSGVDRVVQSTIANADGTFVFCPLASGNYDVVVSGVRSSDGALYAPSIVTGVAVGDTTGNIKLNAPTLPAASSFANLNGLVTSASNASPAAPISIDATLTALETVNSVVYTIPQQPAASPFYGVSQVVTTVAGPVGTPPVACPSGTDCINYSLPVPSGSAYIGAWSSGGAMLSQPSPLASYAVDGITTSTCTANDVNSNPPIALTGSGPFANVAVTTNLQFTGCQ; from the coding sequence ATGGAACACCGTAAAGCCGTTTCGTTGCGCCCGCTTGTCCAGTCGTTTCTAGTTCTTTGCTGTTTATGTATCGTGGCGCTGTTTGTTTCAGCGTGCAGCAGCATGACCGGCAATCTCTCAGGATCCGGCATGGCGAGCGTCACAACCATGATCAGCGACCCGGCGACCTGCGCTACTCCGAATGGACCGTTCTCGCATGTCTACGTGACGATCACGGACGTCAAGATCCACAACAGTGCTTCAGCTGGCGCAAACGACAGCGGCTGGGTCGACCTGACGCCTAACCTCGCGAAGGCGCCAAAGCAGGTTGACCTTCTCGGCCTCGCGAACAACCAATGCTTCCTGGCGTCTCTTGGCGATGCACAGCAGATTCAGGCGGGCACTTATCAGCAGATTCGAATCATTCTCGCCAGCGACAGCGCCAGCATCAGCAGTAACGCTTGCGGCAATGGATCCGCCAACTGCGTGCAGACTTCGAAGGACTCGACCTTCCATACGCTGAGCCTTTCGAGTGAGGATCAGACTGGGATCAAGATTCCTCCAGGGCAGATGGCGGGAGGCGGCCTGACGGTTGCGGCTGGAAAGACGACAGATCTCGATATCGACTTTCTTACTTGTCAATCGATCGTGCAGCAGGGTAACGGCCAGTACCGCTTGAAGCCGGTACTGCATGCGGGAGAAGTCAGCACCGTTTCCGCTTCGATCAACGGCACGGTTCTCGACGGATCAACTGGAAAGCCGGTTGCAGGGACAACGTGGGTGGCGGTTGAACAGAAGGATCTAAGCGGCGTGGATCGCGTGGTGCAATCCACCATTGCCAATGCTGATGGAACATTTGTCTTTTGTCCGCTGGCTTCAGGCAACTACGATGTCGTCGTTTCAGGCGTGCGCAGTTCAGATGGCGCGCTCTATGCACCGTCAATCGTCACCGGGGTTGCAGTGGGCGACACCACCGGCAACATCAAGTTGAATGCGCCGACGCTGCCTGCAGCAAGTTCGTTTGCAAATCTTAATGGGTTGGTGACCTCGGCTAGCAATGCCAGCCCCGCCGCGCCGATCTCCATCGACGCAACTCTGACAGCGCTTGAGACGGTGAACTCCGTTGTCTATACGATTCCGCAGCAACCAGCGGCCTCGCCGTTCTATGGCGTTTCGCAGGTGGTAACCACAGTCGCGGGTCCAGTGGGAACGCCACCGGTTGCGTGCCCCAGCGGCACTGACTGCATCAACTACTCTCTGCCGGTTCCTTCGGGCAGTGCGTACATTGGCGCATGGTCTTCCGGCGGGGCAATGTTGTCGCAGCCTTCACCGCTGGCCAGCTACGCTGTGGATGGGATCACGACCAGCACTTGCACCGCCAATGACGTGAATTCAAATCCGCCGATTGCGCTGACGGGTTCCGGGCCCTTCGCGAACGTTGCTGTGACAACTAATCTGCAATTCACCGGTTGCCAATAA
- the zwf gene encoding glucose-6-phosphate dehydrogenase, translated as MASATVQMKVRPEDLNQVPKSGERIPNPGILVIFGASGDLTKRKLVPALFHLEQDGLLPKNFAIVGVARRPLGDEFAADMREGLIDFGDVDKSDPKIDEFVKKISYYALSFDDASHYAGLKQELDKIAQEKNIGPDRLFYLATAPEYFAPIIENLGAQGMAQPEQGRIGVVIEKPFGHDLDSARELNHQVNAVFHENQVFRIDHYLGKETVQNILVFRFGNGIFEPIWNRNYIDHVQITAAETLGVEGRGPFYEKAGALRDVVQNHVMELLSFVTMEPPSSFEAEAVRREKVKVWRAIPSIPIKDAVRGQYGPGVVDGKKVVGYRDEDRVNPESGTETYAAVKLGIENWRWAGVPFYLRAGKRMKKRATEISIQFKQPPLLIFNRMQASGPCNDIQPNLLTIRIQPNEGIALRFGAKVPNTPNMSVCPVNMDFDYAAAFGTSTANGYERLLLDAMLGDQTLFAHRDGVEVTWSLYTPILEAWAAKNPEVFPNYFAGTWGPDCSDRLLEREGHVWRNNIG; from the coding sequence ATGGCATCAGCAACTGTACAGATGAAGGTTCGCCCCGAGGACCTCAATCAGGTCCCCAAGTCCGGCGAGCGCATTCCCAATCCCGGCATCCTGGTGATCTTCGGCGCCTCGGGCGATTTGACCAAGCGCAAGCTCGTGCCCGCGCTCTTTCACCTTGAGCAGGATGGGTTGTTGCCAAAGAATTTTGCCATCGTTGGCGTGGCCCGCCGTCCGCTTGGCGACGAGTTTGCCGCCGACATGCGCGAGGGCCTCATCGATTTCGGAGACGTGGACAAGTCCGATCCAAAGATCGACGAGTTTGTGAAAAAGATCAGTTACTACGCGCTCAGCTTCGACGACGCATCGCACTACGCGGGATTGAAGCAGGAACTCGACAAGATCGCGCAGGAGAAGAACATCGGTCCTGACCGCCTTTTCTATCTGGCTACCGCGCCGGAGTATTTTGCGCCCATCATTGAGAACCTCGGTGCGCAGGGCATGGCGCAGCCCGAGCAGGGCCGCATAGGCGTGGTGATCGAAAAGCCCTTCGGTCACGATCTCGACTCAGCGCGCGAACTCAATCACCAGGTCAATGCTGTCTTTCACGAGAATCAGGTCTTCCGCATCGATCACTACCTTGGCAAAGAGACCGTGCAAAATATTTTGGTCTTCCGTTTCGGCAACGGTATCTTCGAGCCCATCTGGAATCGCAACTACATCGACCACGTGCAGATCACCGCTGCTGAAACGCTGGGAGTCGAGGGCCGCGGTCCGTTTTACGAAAAAGCAGGAGCGCTTCGCGACGTAGTGCAGAACCACGTGATGGAACTGCTGAGTTTTGTGACGATGGAGCCGCCATCAAGCTTTGAAGCCGAAGCCGTGCGCCGCGAGAAGGTGAAAGTGTGGCGCGCCATTCCCAGCATTCCCATCAAGGATGCAGTGCGCGGTCAATATGGTCCGGGCGTCGTCGACGGCAAAAAGGTGGTCGGCTATCGCGACGAAGATCGCGTGAATCCTGAGTCGGGCACCGAAACGTATGCTGCAGTGAAACTCGGAATCGAAAACTGGCGCTGGGCCGGAGTGCCCTTCTATCTTCGCGCCGGCAAGCGCATGAAGAAGCGCGCCACTGAAATCAGCATTCAGTTCAAGCAGCCGCCGCTGCTCATCTTCAATCGCATGCAGGCCAGCGGTCCCTGCAACGATATTCAGCCGAACTTGCTCACCATCCGCATCCAGCCGAACGAAGGCATCGCCCTCCGGTTTGGTGCCAAGGTTCCCAATACTCCGAATATGTCGGTGTGCCCGGTGAACATGGATTTCGATTACGCCGCAGCATTCGGCACATCGACAGCCAACGGATACGAGCGCTTGCTGCTCGACGCCATGCTCGGCGACCAGACGCTCTTCGCACACCGCGATGGAGTGGAAGTGACATGGTCGCTCTATACGCCGATTCTCGAAGCGTGGGCAGCCAAGAACCCTGAAGTATTCCCTAACTATTTCGCGGGTACGTGGGGACCGGACTGCTCAGACCGCCTGCTGGAGCGCGAAGGCCACGTGTGGCGCAACAACATCGGCTGA
- the gnd gene encoding phosphogluconate dehydrogenase (NAD(+)-dependent, decarboxylating) — translation MQLGLIGLGKMGGNMAERLRLGGHQVVGFDFSADAVQKLTASGNVGVNSLEDMAKNLQGRKAIWIMVPQGKPVDDTIAKLEPLLNKGDILIDGGNSNYKDSQRHYKEVTAKGFQFVDVGTSGGVWGLKEGYSMMVGGDKEAVDYLRPILETLAPEKDKGWGHVGPAGAGHFVKMVHNGIEYGLMQAYAEGFTIMEKKEELNLDLAQISQIWRFGSVVRSWLLDLTADALSKNPTLDGLEAYVADSGEGRWTVFEAIDLNVSAPVITESLIRRIRSREENNFTDRMLAIMRNAFGGHAVKKD, via the coding sequence ATGCAACTGGGTTTGATCGGTTTGGGCAAGATGGGCGGCAATATGGCCGAGCGGCTGCGCCTTGGTGGACATCAGGTCGTTGGCTTCGACTTTAGCGCGGACGCCGTGCAGAAACTTACAGCTTCCGGAAACGTAGGCGTCAACTCACTCGAGGACATGGCAAAGAATCTCCAGGGCCGCAAGGCTATCTGGATCATGGTGCCGCAGGGCAAGCCGGTTGACGACACTATCGCTAAGTTAGAGCCGCTTCTCAATAAGGGAGACATACTCATCGACGGCGGTAACTCCAACTACAAGGATTCACAGCGCCACTACAAGGAAGTTACCGCGAAGGGATTCCAGTTTGTCGATGTGGGCACCTCCGGCGGCGTGTGGGGTTTGAAAGAGGGCTATAGCATGATGGTCGGCGGCGACAAGGAAGCTGTCGATTATCTCCGTCCGATCCTTGAAACGCTGGCGCCGGAGAAAGACAAGGGCTGGGGACACGTGGGCCCCGCGGGTGCGGGCCACTTCGTCAAGATGGTACACAACGGCATCGAATACGGCTTGATGCAGGCCTATGCCGAAGGCTTCACCATCATGGAGAAGAAGGAAGAGCTGAATCTGGACCTCGCTCAGATCTCGCAGATCTGGCGCTTCGGTAGCGTCGTGCGCAGCTGGCTGCTTGACTTGACCGCCGACGCACTCAGCAAAAATCCCACACTCGATGGGCTCGAGGCCTACGTGGCGGATTCCGGCGAAGGCCGCTGGACCGTCTTTGAGGCAATCGATCTCAACGTCTCCGCACCAGTAATAACTGAATCATTGATTCGCCGGATTCGTTCACGCGAAGAAAATAACTTTACCGACCGAATGTTAGCGATTATGCGCAACGCATTCGGCGGACATGCAGTAAAAAAAGACTAA
- a CDS encoding HAD-IA family hydrolase, which translates to MFPFDVILFDIGGVLLTNGWDHRERAAIVDQFHLDLAVLEAHHAKAFEAWERGEISLDEYLNAVVFYQPRPFSREEFFAAMCAQSKTLPDGAIGILAGLAASDRCMIGALNNEARETNEFRLANFSLRRYLKFAFTSCYMGIRKPDPTIYRHALGILGKPADRTLFIDDRLENVAAAAAIGMKAIRFTGADALHSDLQALEVL; encoded by the coding sequence ATGTTCCCCTTCGACGTAATCCTTTTCGATATTGGCGGAGTCCTGCTGACCAACGGCTGGGACCATCGCGAACGCGCGGCAATTGTCGATCAGTTTCATCTCGACCTTGCTGTATTAGAAGCGCACCATGCCAAGGCCTTCGAAGCATGGGAGCGCGGCGAGATCTCGCTCGATGAATATTTGAATGCTGTGGTGTTTTACCAACCACGCCCTTTTTCACGTGAAGAGTTCTTTGCCGCTATGTGCGCGCAGTCGAAGACTCTACCCGATGGAGCCATCGGAATCCTCGCAGGACTAGCGGCATCAGATAGGTGCATGATTGGCGCGCTGAACAATGAAGCACGAGAAACGAATGAATTTCGCCTCGCGAACTTCAGCCTGCGTCGCTACCTGAAGTTCGCGTTTACTTCATGCTATATGGGTATCCGCAAGCCAGATCCGACCATCTACCGTCATGCGTTAGGAATTCTAGGCAAGCCTGCGGATCGTACTTTGTTCATTGACGATCGCCTTGAGAATGTTGCGGCCGCGGCTGCCATCGGCATGAAGGCGATACGCTTTACCGGAGCGGATGCGCTGCACAGCGATCTGCAGGCGCTTGAAGTTCTTTAA
- a CDS encoding ribonuclease HI family protein, which yields MHESLFQGIEAGRGEPGGWYTAHCDGGSRGNPGPSGYGAVVEDPSGKIVARLSEFLGRQTNNYAEYKGLLAVLAWAQQNGARWMRVVSDSELMVKQMKGQYKVASPGLRPLWEEAKQLAGKLERFEMRHTLRGGNKEADQLANDAMDKGMGRQPVAAGATTDRRIPDGPAPGKRLSSTSAPKQALEGYVKGGVVHLLEGDLPDGTFVNVIPK from the coding sequence ATGCATGAATCTCTTTTTCAGGGAATAGAAGCAGGGCGGGGTGAGCCCGGAGGCTGGTATACGGCCCACTGCGATGGGGGATCCAGGGGCAATCCCGGGCCATCGGGATATGGCGCTGTCGTTGAGGATCCGAGCGGAAAAATCGTAGCCAGGTTAAGCGAGTTTCTGGGTCGGCAGACGAACAACTACGCAGAATACAAAGGACTTCTTGCCGTTCTAGCGTGGGCACAGCAGAATGGCGCCCGGTGGATGCGGGTGGTATCTGACTCCGAACTGATGGTGAAGCAGATGAAGGGGCAGTACAAGGTCGCCAGCCCGGGGCTGCGTCCCTTGTGGGAGGAGGCCAAGCAGCTCGCGGGCAAGTTGGAGCGGTTTGAGATGCGCCATACCTTGCGAGGCGGAAATAAGGAAGCCGATCAACTGGCCAACGACGCCATGGACAAGGGCATGGGGCGGCAGCCGGTTGCTGCTGGAGCGACTACCGACAGGCGGATCCCCGACGGGCCAGCTCCGGGCAAGAGATTGTCTTCAACGAGCGCGCCCAAGCAGGCACTCGAGGGATACGTCAAAGGTGGTGTGGTGCATCTGCTCGAAGGTGACCTGCCCGATGGTACTTTCGTCAACGTAATCCCGAAGTAG